From Candidatus Eisenbacteria bacterium, a single genomic window includes:
- a CDS encoding FGGY family carbohydrate kinase — MNVLAIDQGTSATKALVVGPDGRVLGTGERAVHPRWLPDGGVEQDPEELWSSVVGAGRQALASVREGVVAVGLANQGETVLAWDRGTGRPLSQAISWQDRRAAGVCDALAAEADRLHEITGLPLDPYFAAPKIRWLREHVTRDGACTTTDAWLLHRLVGRFVTDAATASRTLLLDLGAGRWSAEACDAFDIDPEALPEIVGCTNPLGDTTAFGAGLPVTAAIVDQQAALFGQGCLASGDAKCTYGTGAFLLANIGNEPRRSASGLATSIAWRRGEATTYCLDGQAYTAGAAVAWLQELGLVTTPEDLDAAGGAVPDARDVHFVPALAGLAAPFWKPQARGALVGLSLATSRAHLVRAMTDGIAAQVAWLARSVAYDLGGPLTRLRVDGGLTRSRTLLQTQADLLQMPVDVYPSPDATALGVAALACLGAGLASSPADAVGTWTPAATYEPRISADAAEARLAAWRRAVEATMDLRL; from the coding sequence CTGAACGTACTCGCCATCGACCAGGGCACGTCGGCGACCAAGGCGCTCGTCGTCGGCCCCGATGGCCGCGTGCTCGGCACCGGCGAGCGCGCCGTACACCCACGCTGGCTTCCCGACGGCGGCGTGGAGCAGGATCCGGAGGAGCTGTGGAGCTCGGTCGTGGGCGCCGGCCGCCAGGCGCTCGCGAGCGTGCGCGAGGGGGTCGTGGCCGTCGGGCTCGCGAACCAGGGCGAGACCGTGCTCGCGTGGGATCGCGGCACGGGTCGTCCACTGTCGCAGGCGATCTCGTGGCAGGACCGGCGCGCCGCCGGCGTCTGCGATGCGCTCGCCGCCGAGGCGGACCGGCTGCACGAGATCACGGGCCTGCCGCTCGATCCCTACTTCGCCGCGCCCAAGATCCGATGGCTCCGCGAGCACGTGACCCGCGACGGCGCCTGCACGACGACCGACGCGTGGTTGCTCCACCGTCTGGTGGGCCGGTTCGTGACCGACGCCGCGACGGCCTCGCGCACGCTGCTGCTCGATCTCGGCGCCGGCCGCTGGTCGGCCGAGGCGTGTGACGCGTTCGACATCGACCCGGAGGCGCTGCCGGAGATCGTCGGCTGCACGAATCCGCTCGGTGACACGACGGCGTTCGGCGCGGGCCTGCCCGTCACCGCCGCGATCGTGGATCAGCAGGCGGCGCTCTTCGGCCAGGGCTGCCTCGCCAGCGGCGACGCCAAGTGCACCTACGGGACGGGCGCGTTCCTGCTCGCGAACATCGGCAACGAGCCGCGCCGCTCCGCGTCGGGTCTCGCGACCTCCATCGCCTGGCGGCGCGGCGAGGCGACGACGTACTGCCTGGACGGCCAGGCCTACACCGCGGGCGCCGCCGTCGCGTGGCTGCAGGAGCTGGGGCTCGTCACGACGCCCGAGGATCTCGACGCCGCCGGCGGCGCGGTTCCCGATGCGCGCGACGTCCACTTCGTGCCGGCGCTCGCCGGCCTCGCCGCGCCGTTCTGGAAGCCGCAGGCGCGCGGCGCGCTGGTCGGGCTCTCGCTCGCGACGTCGCGCGCGCACCTCGTCCGCGCGATGACGGACGGCATCGCCGCGCAGGTGGCGTGGCTCGCGCGATCGGTCGCCTACGACCTCGGCGGTCCGCTCACGCGCCTGCGCGTCGACGGCGGCCTCACGCGATCGCGTACGCTCCTCCAGACGCAGGCCGACCTCCTGCAGATGCCCGTCGACGTCTACCCGTCCCCCGACGCGACCGCGCTCGGCGTCGCGGCGCTCGCGTGCTTGGGTGCGGGGCTCGCTTCCTCGCCCGCCGACGCCGTCGGCACGTGGACGCCGGCGGCCACCTACGAGCCGCGCATCTCCGCCGACGCCGCGGAGGCTCGGCTCGCCGCCTGGCGTCGCGCGGTCGAAGCGACGATGGATCTCCGGCTCTGA
- a CDS encoding NAD(P)/FAD-dependent oxidoreductase, translating into MASRGRSDDGSPALTYDVAIVGAGVVGAAIARELGQYDLACVLVEAADDVGTGTSKANTAILHTGFDATPGTLEARLVRRGHALLLEHGPRLGIPIERVGALLVAWTDEQDAALAGIAAKAAENGYAATRRVERDELYRLEPHLGAGAVAALAVPDEHIICPFTTPLALATEAVANGVALRLGAAVERVAQADGAHVLETSAGSVVARWVVNAAGLHADTIDRLFGHDRFTVTPRRGELIVFDKLARPLVRHTILPVPTATTKGVLVAPTVFGNVVLGPTAEDVPDRAATGTTAEGLASLLGKGRRILPELVREEVTATYVGLRAATEHTDYQIAFHADQRYACAGGIRSTGLTASMAIAKHVAQGLRDAGLVLRRRDAFREIRMPNIGEAFPRPYQEPARVAAHPDYGCIVCHCERVTRGEILDAARAPIPARTLDGLRRRTRAAFGRCQGFYCLAEVTRLLAGATGETPARLLRTP; encoded by the coding sequence CTGGCGTCGCGCGGTCGAAGCGACGATGGATCTCCGGCTCTGACCTACGACGTCGCCATCGTCGGCGCCGGCGTCGTCGGAGCGGCGATCGCGCGCGAGCTCGGGCAGTACGACCTCGCGTGCGTGCTGGTCGAGGCGGCCGACGACGTCGGCACGGGCACGAGCAAGGCGAATACCGCGATCCTGCACACGGGCTTCGACGCCACGCCCGGCACGCTCGAGGCCCGTCTCGTCCGCCGCGGGCACGCGCTCCTGCTCGAGCACGGCCCGCGCCTCGGCATCCCGATCGAGCGCGTGGGCGCCCTCCTGGTCGCGTGGACGGACGAGCAGGACGCCGCGCTCGCGGGCATCGCGGCGAAGGCGGCCGAGAACGGGTACGCCGCGACCCGCCGCGTGGAGCGGGACGAGCTGTACCGCCTCGAGCCGCACCTGGGCGCGGGCGCCGTCGCTGCCCTCGCCGTCCCCGACGAGCACATCATCTGCCCGTTCACGACGCCGCTGGCGCTGGCGACCGAGGCGGTCGCGAACGGCGTCGCGCTGCGACTCGGCGCGGCGGTCGAGCGCGTGGCGCAAGCGGACGGCGCCCACGTCCTCGAAACGTCGGCGGGCTCCGTCGTCGCGCGCTGGGTCGTGAACGCCGCCGGTCTCCACGCCGACACGATCGACCGCCTCTTCGGTCACGATCGTTTCACCGTGACGCCGCGGCGCGGAGAGCTGATCGTCTTCGACAAGCTCGCGCGGCCGCTCGTCCGCCACACGATCCTCCCGGTTCCGACGGCGACCACCAAGGGCGTGCTGGTCGCGCCCACCGTCTTCGGCAACGTCGTGCTGGGCCCGACGGCCGAGGACGTGCCCGATCGCGCAGCCACCGGGACGACGGCCGAGGGGCTCGCATCGCTCCTCGGGAAGGGCCGGCGCATCCTGCCGGAGCTCGTGCGCGAGGAGGTGACGGCGACGTACGTGGGCCTGCGCGCCGCGACCGAGCACACCGACTACCAGATCGCGTTCCATGCGGACCAGCGCTACGCGTGCGCCGGCGGCATCCGGTCGACCGGCCTCACGGCGTCGATGGCGATCGCAAAGCACGTGGCCCAGGGGCTGCGCGACGCCGGCCTCGTGCTTCGCCGGCGCGATGCGTTCCGCGAGATCCGCATGCCCAACATCGGCGAGGCGTTCCCGCGTCCGTACCAGGAGCCCGCGCGCGTCGCCGCGCATCCCGACTACGGCTGCATCGTGTGCCACTGCGAGCGGGTGACGCGCGGCGAGATCCTGGACGCCGCGCGGGCGCCGATCCCCGCCCGCACGCTCGACGGCCTGCGACGGCGCACGCGCGCGGCGTTCGGCCGCTGCCAGGGGTTCTACTGCCTGGCCGAGGTGACGCGGCTCCTCGCCGGCGCGACGGGCGAGACGCCGGCGAGGCTTCTGCGCACGCCATGA
- a CDS encoding glycine--tRNA ligase, whose amino-acid sequence MATPTGPALMERLVSLCKRRGFIFQSSEIYGGINGFWDYGPLGVELKNNLRDVWWESMVRNPPPGPDGEELQIVGLDCSIISHPRVWEASGHVGGFNDPMQTCRHCKKLFRADHVWEGLLESEWVRALRTEFPGVTQDFLRPRLPDLIRWAESKGKKQAKGLALVRAQAAVKPRLEAELARTPEPRLSDFLTWIGTEAGKPLQLPCPECGGDLTEPRQFNLMFETYVGAVRDDDTKAYLRPETAQGMFYNFKNVLDSTRVKIPFGICQVGRSFRNEVTPRNFIFRSREFEQMELEFFVHPSEATKWYQYWRDTRYTWWCNLGLAGRNLRLRDHEQDELAHYAKESGGCCDVEYAFPFSGEKGFTELEGIAYRSDYDLRQHAKVSGVSLDYFDQEKNERYLPHVIEPAAGLTRGLLAVLCEAYTVDESRPSPELMRFHPRLAPTKCGVFPLVNKEGMPEIAEKIYADVRKQVGPAQYDAKQSIGKRYARMDEAGTPFCVTVDGQTVDEQTVTVRDRDTGNQVRIGCDQVVEYLKERIG is encoded by the coding sequence ATGGCTACGCCGACCGGCCCCGCGCTGATGGAGCGCCTCGTCTCGCTCTGCAAGCGGCGCGGGTTCATCTTCCAGTCCTCCGAGATCTACGGCGGCATCAACGGCTTCTGGGACTACGGGCCGCTCGGCGTCGAGCTGAAGAACAACCTGCGCGACGTGTGGTGGGAGTCGATGGTGCGCAACCCGCCTCCCGGTCCCGACGGCGAGGAGCTGCAGATCGTCGGCCTCGACTGCTCGATCATCAGCCATCCGCGCGTCTGGGAGGCGTCGGGACACGTCGGCGGCTTCAACGATCCCATGCAGACCTGCCGCCACTGCAAGAAGCTCTTCCGCGCCGACCACGTGTGGGAGGGGCTCCTCGAGAGCGAGTGGGTGCGCGCGCTGCGCACGGAGTTCCCGGGCGTAACGCAGGACTTCCTGCGCCCGCGCCTGCCGGATTTGATCCGCTGGGCCGAGAGCAAGGGCAAGAAGCAGGCCAAGGGGCTGGCGCTCGTGCGCGCGCAGGCGGCCGTGAAGCCGCGCCTCGAGGCCGAGCTGGCGAGGACGCCGGAGCCGCGTCTGTCCGACTTCCTCACCTGGATCGGCACCGAGGCGGGCAAGCCCCTGCAGCTCCCCTGCCCCGAGTGCGGCGGCGATCTCACCGAGCCGCGCCAGTTCAACCTCATGTTCGAGACCTACGTCGGCGCGGTGCGCGACGACGACACCAAGGCCTACCTCCGACCCGAGACGGCGCAGGGCATGTTCTACAACTTCAAGAACGTGCTCGACTCGACGCGCGTGAAGATCCCGTTCGGCATCTGCCAGGTGGGTCGCTCGTTCCGCAACGAGGTCACGCCGCGCAACTTCATCTTCCGCTCGCGCGAATTCGAGCAGATGGAGCTCGAGTTCTTCGTCCACCCCAGCGAAGCGACCAAGTGGTATCAGTACTGGCGCGACACGCGCTACACGTGGTGGTGCAACCTCGGCCTCGCCGGCAGGAACCTCCGCCTGCGCGACCACGAGCAGGACGAGCTCGCGCACTACGCGAAGGAGTCCGGCGGGTGCTGCGACGTCGAGTACGCCTTCCCGTTCTCGGGCGAGAAGGGGTTCACCGAGCTCGAGGGCATCGCGTATCGCAGCGACTACGACCTCCGCCAGCACGCCAAGGTCTCGGGCGTGAGCCTCGACTACTTCGACCAGGAGAAGAACGAGCGCTACCTGCCGCACGTGATCGAGCCGGCCGCGGGCCTCACGCGCGGGCTCCTCGCCGTCCTCTGCGAGGCCTACACGGTCGACGAGAGCCGGCCCTCGCCCGAGCTGATGCGCTTCCACCCGCGCCTCGCGCCGACCAAGTGCGGCGTCTTCCCGCTCGTCAACAAGGAGGGCATGCCGGAGATCGCCGAGAAGATCTACGCCGACGTCCGCAAGCAGGTCGGCCCGGCGCAGTACGACGCGAAGCAGTCGATCGGCAAGCGCTACGCGCGCATGGACGAAGCAGGTACGCCCTTCTGCGTCACCGTGGACGGGCAGACGGTCGACGAGCAGACCGTCACCGTGCGCGACCGCGACACGGGCAACCAGGTGCGGATCGGCTGCGACCAGGTCGTCGAGTACCTGAAGGAGCGCATCGGCTGA